The genomic DNA TCGACGGGGATGACGGCCCCGGCGATGTAGCTGGCGTCCTCGGACGCCAGGAAGCTCACGGCGCCGGCGACCTCTTCGGCCGTCCCGACCCGCTTGGCGGGGATGTACTCCAATGCGCCGGTCTGGATCCGCTCGTCGAGTGAGCGGGTCATCTCGGTGTCGATGTAGCCCGGGGCCACGACGTTGGCGGTGACCCCTGCCTTGGACAACTCGCGCGAGATGGACCGCGCCATGCCGATCAGACCGGCCTTGGCCGCCGCGTAGTTGGCCTGGTTGCCGATGCCCCACATGCCGGAGACGGAACCGATGAAGACGATCCGGCCGAACCGCTTGCGCTGCATGCTGCGCGAGGCGCGCTGGGCGACCCGGAACGCGCCGGTGAGGTTGGCGTTGATGACGTTCTCGAAGCGCTCCTCCGTCATCCGGATGAGGAACGCGTCCTGGGAGATACCGGCGTTGGAGACCAGCACCTCGACGGCACCCTGATGCTCCTCGACCTCCGTGAAGGCGCGATCGACGGCAGCGCTGTCGGTGACGTCGCACTCGACGCCGAACAGGCCGTCGGGTGCTCCGGAGCCACGGTGGGTGACGGCCACCTTGTGT from Mycolicibacterium arabiense includes the following:
- the fabG1 gene encoding 3-oxoacyl-ACP reductase FabG1, which translates into the protein MPDFVSRSVLVTGGNRGIGLAIAQRLAADGHKVAVTHRGSGAPDGLFGVECDVTDSAAVDRAFTEVEEHQGAVEVLVSNAGISQDAFLIRMTEERFENVINANLTGAFRVAQRASRSMQRKRFGRIVFIGSVSGMWGIGNQANYAAAKAGLIGMARSISRELSKAGVTANVVAPGYIDTEMTRSLDERIQTGALEYIPAKRVGTAEEVAGAVSFLASEDASYIAGAVIPVDGGMGMGH